One Pantoea eucalypti genomic region harbors:
- a CDS encoding zinc ribbon-containing protein gives MNKVAQEYRESLAVLTERLRQGDRNLDELIAGRRSQLLVRDDMSESEIDQALRSVRRDLGEFARSYSDAEEPLADSLFMRIIRESVWKELADITDKSQLEWREVFQDLHHHGVYQSGEVVGLGNLVCEKCQFTRAIYTPETLSRCPECGHDQFQRQPFEP, from the coding sequence ATGAATAAAGTGGCTCAGGAGTATCGCGAGTCGTTAGCCGTATTGACTGAACGTCTTCGTCAGGGCGATCGTAACCTTGATGAGCTGATTGCCGGGCGGCGAAGTCAGTTGCTGGTGCGCGATGATATGTCAGAAAGTGAGATTGACCAGGCGCTGCGTTCGGTGCGCCGTGATTTAGGCGAGTTTGCCCGAAGTTACAGCGATGCTGAAGAACCGCTGGCGGACTCACTGTTTATGCGCATTATCCGCGAGAGCGTCTGGAAAGAGCTGGCGGATATTACGGATAAAAGTCAGCTGGAGTGGCGTGAGGTCTTTCAGGATCTGCATCACCATGGTGTCTATCAGAGCGGTGAAGTGGTCGGTCTTGGCAATCTGGTGTGTGAAAAGTGCCAGTTTACCCGGGCAATCTATACGCCTGAGACCTTATCCCGTTGTCCGGAATGCGGCCACGATCAGTTCCAGCGTCAGCCTTTTGAACCCTGA
- the leuS gene encoding leucine--tRNA ligase yields MQEQYRPEEIESRVQQHWDENETFKVTEQEGKEKYYCLSMLPYPSGRLHMGHVRNYTIGDVIARYQRMLGKNVLQPIGWDAFGLPAEGAAVKNNTAPAPWTYDNIAYMKNQLKLLGFGYDWSRELATCQPEYYRWEQWFFTKLYEKGLVYKKTSAVNWCPNDQTVLANEQVIDGCCWRCDTKVERKEIPQWFIKITDYAEELLNDLDTLEEWPEQVKTMQRNWIGRSEGVEITFDVAESEEKVTVYTTRPDTFIGATYVAVAAGHPLSTQASVNNPALADFIAECRNTKVAEADMATMEKKGMATGLSVIHPLTGELLPVWVANFVLMEYGTGAVMAVPAHDQRDWEFATKYDLSIKPVILNLDGSIPDVSAAAMTDKGALFNSGEFNGMDHATGFNAIADSLAAKGVGVRKVNYRLRDWGVSRQRYWGAPIPMVTLEDGTVMPTPEDQLPVILPEDVVMDGITSPIKADPEWAKTTVNGQPALRETDTFDTFMESSWYYARYTCASYKEGMLDPAAANYWLPVDQYVGGIEHAIMHLMYFRFFHKLLRDAGLVNSNEPAKRLLCQGMVLADAFYYLGNNGERNWVSPVDVEVERDEKGRIIKATDTQGRDVIYAGMSKMSKSKNNGIDPQLMVERYGADTVRLFMMFASPADMTLEWQESGVEGANRFLKRVWKLVYEHTSQGATVALDVDSLNDEQKSLRRDLHKTIAKVADDIGRRQTFNTAIAAIMELMNKLARAPQESEQDRALMQEALLAIVRLLYPFTPHACYVLWQTLGGEGTIDEASWPVADEAAMVEDSLLVVVQVNGKVRGKITVPADATQEQVQARAAQEHLVAKYLDGVTIRKVIYVPGKLLNLVVG; encoded by the coding sequence ATGCAAGAGCAATACCGCCCGGAAGAAATTGAATCCCGTGTGCAGCAGCACTGGGATGAAAACGAAACGTTTAAAGTGACTGAGCAGGAAGGTAAAGAGAAATACTATTGCCTCTCCATGTTGCCCTATCCTTCTGGCCGCCTGCACATGGGTCACGTTCGTAACTACACCATCGGCGACGTAATCGCGCGCTATCAGCGTATGCTCGGCAAAAACGTGCTACAGCCGATTGGCTGGGATGCTTTCGGCCTGCCTGCAGAAGGCGCTGCGGTTAAAAACAATACTGCACCTGCCCCGTGGACTTACGACAACATCGCCTACATGAAAAACCAGCTCAAACTGCTGGGCTTTGGCTATGACTGGAGTCGTGAACTGGCCACCTGCCAGCCTGAGTACTACCGCTGGGAACAGTGGTTCTTTACCAAACTGTATGAAAAAGGCCTGGTCTATAAAAAAACCTCCGCAGTGAACTGGTGCCCGAACGATCAGACGGTGCTGGCGAACGAGCAGGTGATCGATGGCTGTTGCTGGCGCTGCGACACCAAAGTTGAGCGTAAAGAGATCCCGCAGTGGTTTATCAAAATCACCGATTATGCGGAAGAGTTGCTGAACGATCTGGATACGCTGGAAGAGTGGCCTGAACAGGTCAAAACCATGCAGCGTAACTGGATTGGTCGTTCTGAAGGCGTCGAAATCACTTTCGACGTGGCAGAGAGCGAAGAGAAAGTTACTGTCTACACCACCCGCCCGGATACCTTTATCGGCGCAACCTATGTGGCTGTCGCAGCAGGCCATCCTCTGTCGACTCAGGCGTCGGTAAATAATCCGGCACTGGCCGATTTTATTGCTGAATGCCGTAATACCAAAGTGGCCGAAGCCGACATGGCGACCATGGAGAAGAAAGGCATGGCGACCGGCCTGTCTGTTATTCATCCGCTGACCGGTGAGCTGCTTCCGGTCTGGGTCGCCAACTTCGTCCTGATGGAATACGGCACCGGTGCCGTGATGGCGGTTCCGGCACACGACCAGCGTGACTGGGAGTTTGCCACTAAATACGATCTGTCGATCAAGCCGGTCATCCTCAACCTGGATGGCTCCATTCCTGACGTCAGCGCTGCGGCGATGACGGATAAAGGCGCCCTGTTCAACTCGGGTGAGTTCAACGGCATGGATCACGCAACTGGCTTTAACGCTATCGCGGATTCACTGGCGGCAAAAGGCGTGGGCGTACGTAAAGTTAACTACCGTCTGCGCGACTGGGGTGTTTCCCGTCAGCGCTACTGGGGTGCACCTATCCCGATGGTGACGCTGGAAGATGGCACTGTGATGCCGACACCTGAAGACCAGCTGCCGGTTATCCTGCCGGAAGATGTGGTGATGGATGGCATTACCAGCCCGATCAAAGCGGATCCGGAGTGGGCGAAAACCACAGTAAACGGTCAGCCAGCGCTGCGTGAAACGGACACCTTTGACACCTTTATGGAGTCCTCCTGGTACTATGCGCGTTATACCTGCGCCAGCTACAAGGAAGGCATGCTGGACCCGGCCGCAGCAAACTACTGGCTGCCGGTCGATCAGTATGTGGGTGGTATCGAACACGCCATCATGCACCTGATGTATTTCCGCTTCTTCCACAAGCTGCTGCGTGACGCGGGCCTGGTGAACTCTAATGAGCCAGCAAAACGTCTGCTGTGCCAGGGCATGGTACTTGCTGATGCCTTCTACTACCTGGGCAACAACGGCGAACGTAACTGGGTTTCCCCGGTTGACGTTGAAGTTGAGCGTGACGAGAAAGGCCGCATTATTAAAGCGACCGACACGCAGGGCCGCGACGTGATCTACGCGGGCATGAGCAAAATGTCGAAGTCGAAAAACAACGGCATCGATCCACAGCTGATGGTTGAGCGTTACGGCGCCGATACCGTACGTCTGTTTATGATGTTTGCTTCGCCAGCAGATATGACGCTGGAGTGGCAGGAATCGGGCGTTGAAGGGGCTAACCGCTTCCTGAAACGTGTCTGGAAGCTGGTCTACGAGCACACCTCACAGGGTGCGACCGTGGCACTGGATGTGGACAGCCTGAATGACGAGCAGAAATCGCTGCGTCGTGACCTGCACAAAACCATCGCCAAAGTGGCGGATGATATCGGCCGTCGTCAGACCTTCAACACCGCTATTGCGGCAATCATGGAGCTGATGAACAAGCTGGCCCGCGCTCCGCAGGAGAGCGAGCAGGATCGCGCCCTGATGCAGGAAGCGCTGCTGGCTATCGTCCGTCTGCTCTATCCGTTTACCCCGCACGCCTGCTATGTTCTGTGGCAGACGCTGGGCGGCGAAGGCACCATTGATGAAGCGAGCTGGCCGGTTGCTGATGAAGCCGCTATGGTTGAAGATTCACTGCTTGTGGTGGTACAGGTTAACGGTAAAGTGCGCGGCAAAATCACCGTACCCGCCGATGCAACACAGGAACAGGTTCAGGCACGCGCTGCGCAGGAGCATCTGGTGGCAAAGTACCTGGACGGCGTGACTATCCGTAAAGTCATTTATGTACCGGGCAAACTGCTTAACCTGGTCGTAGGTTAA
- the lptE gene encoding LPS assembly lipoprotein LptE, translating into MRHPIIRLFVMLAVVITAGCGFHPRGTTQVPSELKTLIVSTGDPYGPLARTVRQQLRINDVTIVEDSKQTRTDIPTLRLGPEMSGRNTASVFISGTTAEYQLVMTLTAQVLLPGKGIYPISTTVYRSFFDNPNAALAKDAEQDLITQEMRQRAAEQLVRKLLSVHAAQMNSKDTLPASVISVPGQGSQEAPSSSATSLQ; encoded by the coding sequence GTGCGACATCCGATTATCAGGCTGTTTGTCATGCTGGCGGTGGTGATCACCGCTGGCTGTGGTTTTCATCCGCGCGGCACCACGCAGGTGCCCAGCGAACTGAAAACCCTGATTGTTTCAACCGGCGATCCTTATGGTCCGCTGGCACGTACTGTACGTCAGCAACTGCGCATCAACGATGTCACCATTGTTGAAGACAGCAAGCAGACCCGTACCGATATTCCGACACTGCGTCTGGGTCCTGAAATGTCAGGGCGTAACACAGCCTCGGTCTTTATCAGCGGCACCACTGCCGAGTATCAGCTGGTGATGACCCTCACTGCGCAGGTGCTGTTGCCGGGCAAAGGTATCTATCCCATCAGCACCACGGTTTATCGTTCGTTCTTCGATAACCCGAATGCGGCGCTGGCAAAAGATGCCGAGCAGGACCTGATTACGCAGGAGATGCGTCAGCGTGCAGCTGAACAGCTGGTTCGTAAGCTGCTGTCGGTGCATGCCGCGCAGATGAACAGCAAAGATACTCTGCCAGCGTCAGTGATTTCGGTGCCGGGTCAGGGTTCACAGGAAGCGCCCTCTTCCTCTGCTACCAGCCTGCAATGA
- the holA gene encoding DNA polymerase III subunit delta → MIRIYPEQLSAQLREGLRACYLLAGNEPLLLQESADAIRAAATTQGFDEHFSFTLDAQTDWESLFVSCQSLSLFAQRQTMTLQFPENGPNAAMAEQLVKLSQLLHADILLICRMPKLTKAQENSAWFKALAASAVVVPCQTPEQAQLPRWVVNRAKALKLSVDDAAVQLLCYCYEGNLLALAQALERLSLQWPDGKLTLPRVEEAVSDAAHFTPFHWVDALLAGKSRRALHILHQLEKEESEVVILLRTLQRDLLTLLHLQRHQARQPLRTLMDQQRIWQNRRALFSDALQRLDATRLQRAIHLLSQIEITLKQDYGQSVWPQLQTLTLLLSSRAFPTSFAHV, encoded by the coding sequence ATGATCAGGATTTATCCTGAGCAACTCAGCGCGCAGCTCCGTGAGGGGCTGCGCGCCTGTTATTTGTTAGCCGGTAACGAACCGCTGCTGTTGCAGGAAAGCGCGGATGCCATCCGTGCCGCCGCAACCACACAGGGATTCGACGAACATTTTAGTTTTACGCTGGATGCCCAGACCGACTGGGAGAGCCTGTTCGTCAGCTGCCAGTCACTGAGTCTGTTTGCCCAGCGTCAGACGATGACACTGCAATTCCCCGAGAATGGCCCCAACGCCGCCATGGCCGAGCAGCTGGTTAAGCTCTCTCAGCTGCTGCACGCCGATATTCTGCTGATCTGCCGGATGCCAAAGCTGACCAAAGCGCAGGAAAACAGCGCCTGGTTTAAGGCACTGGCTGCCTCTGCGGTTGTCGTGCCCTGCCAGACGCCAGAGCAGGCACAATTGCCACGCTGGGTGGTAAATCGCGCGAAAGCGCTGAAATTATCCGTGGATGACGCGGCAGTACAGCTGCTGTGTTACTGCTATGAGGGTAATCTGCTGGCGCTGGCGCAGGCGCTGGAGCGGCTCTCACTGCAGTGGCCGGACGGCAAGCTGACACTGCCACGGGTCGAAGAGGCGGTCAGTGATGCCGCGCACTTCACGCCCTTCCACTGGGTGGATGCCCTGCTGGCGGGTAAAAGTCGTCGCGCGCTGCATATCCTGCACCAACTGGAGAAAGAAGAGAGCGAAGTCGTGATTCTGCTGCGTACGCTGCAGCGCGATTTGCTGACACTGTTGCATCTGCAACGCCATCAGGCCCGGCAACCACTGCGCACGCTGATGGATCAGCAGCGTATCTGGCAAAACCGCCGCGCGCTGTTCTCCGACGCACTCCAGCGACTGGATGCCACCCGTCTGCAACGCGCCATCCATCTGCTGAGTCAGATTGAGATCACCCTGAAGCAGGATTATGGTCAGTCAGTGTGGCCGCAGTTGCAAACCCTGACGCTGCTGCTCAGCAGTCGCGCTTTTCCGACGAGCTTTGCCCATGTCTGA
- the nadD gene encoding nicotinate-nucleotide adenylyltransferase: protein MSELHALFGGTFDPIHFGHLRPVEALAQQTGLQRVTLLPNNVPPHRPQPEASASQRVAMLRCAIHGLPLFEIDTRELERDTPSWTVTTLEAWRAERGAEQPLAFIIGQDSLLSLPKWHRWQDLLSLCHLLVCQRPGYPTRFDSPEMQAWLEQHVAQDIRQLHQQPAGHIWLAETPLYDISATEIRRRRHQNQPCDDLLPAAVIDYIDREGLYRD from the coding sequence ATGTCTGAGTTACACGCACTGTTTGGTGGCACCTTCGATCCGATCCATTTTGGCCATCTGCGCCCGGTGGAAGCACTGGCTCAGCAGACCGGCTTACAGCGTGTGACGCTGCTGCCCAATAATGTGCCCCCGCATCGTCCACAACCGGAAGCCAGCGCGTCTCAGCGGGTTGCTATGCTGCGCTGTGCTATCCATGGCTTACCGCTGTTTGAGATAGATACCCGGGAGCTGGAACGTGACACCCCCTCCTGGACCGTGACCACCCTGGAAGCCTGGCGCGCAGAACGCGGTGCAGAGCAGCCGCTGGCCTTTATCATTGGTCAGGATTCCCTGCTGAGCCTGCCAAAATGGCATCGCTGGCAGGATCTGCTGTCACTCTGCCATCTGCTGGTCTGCCAGCGTCCCGGCTATCCGACCCGGTTCGACTCGCCAGAGATGCAGGCGTGGCTTGAGCAACACGTCGCTCAGGATATCCGGCAGCTTCATCAGCAGCCCGCGGGGCATATCTGGCTGGCGGAAACCCCACTCTATGATATTTCGGCGACCGAAATTCGCCGCCGTCGCCATCAAAATCAGCCCTGCGATGACCTGTTACCCGCTGCGGTTATCGACTATATCGACCGCGAAGGCTTATATCGCGACTGA
- the rsfS gene encoding ribosome silencing factor encodes MQGKALQEFVIDKIDDLKGQDIVTIDVQGKSSITDYMIICTGTSTRHVTSIAEHVEQESRLAGLMPLGIEGKSAADWVVVDLGDVIVHVMQEESRQLYELEKLWS; translated from the coding sequence TTGCAAGGTAAAGCACTCCAAGAGTTCGTTATTGATAAGATTGATGATCTTAAAGGCCAGGACATTGTTACCATCGACGTTCAGGGCAAATCCAGCATCACCGATTACATGATCATCTGCACCGGCACCTCCACGCGTCATGTGACTTCGATCGCAGAACACGTTGAGCAGGAATCCCGTTTAGCTGGCCTGATGCCATTAGGCATTGAAGGTAAAAGCGCGGCAGACTGGGTCGTGGTTGATCTGGGCGATGTCATCGTGCATGTGATGCAGGAAGAGAGTCGCCAGCTGTATGAGCTGGAAAAACTCTGGAGCTAA
- the rlmH gene encoding 23S rRNA (pseudouridine(1915)-N(3))-methyltransferase RlmH: MKLQLVAVGTKMPDWVQTGFMEYLRRFPKDMPFELIEVTAGKRGKNADIKRILEKEGEAMLAAVGKGNRIVTLDIPGQPWETPQLAQQLERWKLDGRDVSLLIGGPEGLAPACKAAAEQSWSLSALTLPHPLVRVLVAESLYRAWSITTNHPYHRE, from the coding sequence GTGAAACTGCAACTCGTTGCCGTCGGCACCAAAATGCCTGACTGGGTGCAGACCGGTTTTATGGAATACCTGCGCCGCTTCCCGAAAGATATGCCGTTTGAGCTGATCGAAGTTACCGCAGGTAAGCGCGGTAAAAATGCTGATATCAAACGCATTCTTGAAAAAGAGGGTGAAGCGATGCTGGCGGCGGTCGGCAAAGGTAATCGCATCGTCACGCTGGATATTCCGGGCCAACCGTGGGAAACCCCGCAGCTGGCGCAGCAGCTTGAACGCTGGAAGCTTGATGGTCGCGATGTCAGCCTGCTGATTGGCGGGCCCGAAGGCCTGGCCCCCGCCTGTAAAGCGGCGGCAGAACAGAGCTGGTCACTGTCAGCATTGACGTTGCCCCATCCGCTGGTGCGCGTGCTGGTAGCCGAAAGTCTGTATCGTGCCTGGAGTATAACGACAAATCATCCTTATCATCGTGAATGA
- the mrdA gene encoding peptidoglycan DD-transpeptidase MrdA, translating into MKLQSNAFRDYSAEQKLFVRRAFIAFVGILLLSSILVVNLYHLQILRFDDYSTRSNQNRIKLVPVAPSRGIIYDRTGTPLALNRTIYQAELVPEKVDNLQQTLENLRPVLELTDEDLDNFQKERKRSRRFTSIPVKTGLNEVQVARFAVNQYRFPGVEVKGYQRRYYPYGATLTHVVGYVSKINDRDVARLDKEGIWPNYAATHDIGKLGIEAYYESLLHGKTGFEEVEVNNRGRVIRQLHEESPQAGRDIYLTIDLKLQQYVETLLAGSRAAVVVSDPRTGEILAMVSTPSYDANLFVDGISSKDYRGLLEDENRPLYNRAIQAAYPPASTVKPYVAVSAMSAGVINRNTSLFDPGWWQLPGSEKRFRDWKKWGHGRLNVTKALEESADTFFYQVAYDMGIDRLSEWMNKFGYGSRTGIDLPQESAGNMPTRDWKMKRFKKPWYQGDTIPVGIGQGYWTATPLQMNKAMMILINDGVVKVPHMLRATREGRTLVPYRQPPEAPIGDIHSGFWEIAKDGMYGVANRPNGTAHKSFADAPYKIAAKSGTAQVFGLKENETYNAHKIAERLRDHKLMTAFAPYDKPRVAVTIILENGGAGPAVGTVMRQILDHIMLGDNNTVLPDAAPVPPGYEGE; encoded by the coding sequence ATGAAATTACAAAGCAACGCCTTTCGCGATTACAGCGCCGAACAGAAACTCTTTGTCCGTCGGGCGTTTATCGCCTTCGTCGGTATCTTACTGCTCTCGTCAATTCTGGTGGTTAACCTCTACCACCTGCAGATTCTTCGCTTTGATGATTACAGCACCCGCTCTAACCAGAACCGCATCAAACTGGTGCCTGTCGCGCCCAGTCGCGGCATAATTTACGATCGTACCGGCACCCCGCTGGCACTGAACCGCACCATCTATCAGGCTGAACTTGTCCCGGAAAAAGTCGATAACCTGCAACAGACGCTGGAAAACTTACGTCCGGTTCTTGAGCTGACGGATGAAGACCTCGATAATTTCCAGAAAGAGCGTAAACGCTCACGTCGTTTCACCTCTATCCCGGTTAAAACCGGTCTGAATGAAGTGCAGGTGGCGCGCTTTGCGGTTAATCAGTACCGTTTCCCCGGCGTGGAAGTGAAAGGTTATCAGCGCCGCTACTATCCTTACGGTGCCACGCTGACGCATGTCGTCGGCTACGTGTCAAAAATCAACGACCGTGACGTTGCCCGCCTCGATAAAGAGGGCATATGGCCGAACTATGCCGCTACACACGATATCGGTAAGCTGGGGATTGAAGCGTATTACGAGAGTTTGCTGCACGGCAAAACCGGCTTTGAAGAGGTAGAGGTTAACAATCGTGGCCGCGTTATTCGCCAGTTGCATGAGGAGTCACCTCAGGCTGGGCGTGATATCTATCTGACGATCGATCTCAAACTGCAGCAATATGTCGAGACTCTGCTGGCGGGAAGTCGCGCAGCAGTGGTGGTCAGCGACCCGCGCACCGGCGAAATTCTCGCCATGGTCTCTACGCCGAGCTACGATGCCAACTTATTTGTCGACGGTATTTCCAGTAAGGATTACCGTGGACTGCTGGAAGATGAAAACCGCCCGCTCTACAACCGCGCCATTCAGGCGGCTTACCCACCGGCTTCCACAGTCAAACCTTATGTCGCGGTTTCTGCCATGAGTGCGGGCGTGATCAACCGTAACACCAGTCTGTTTGATCCCGGCTGGTGGCAGCTTCCGGGTTCAGAAAAGCGTTTTCGTGACTGGAAAAAGTGGGGCCACGGCCGTCTGAACGTCACCAAAGCACTGGAAGAGTCTGCTGATACCTTCTTCTATCAGGTCGCCTACGACATGGGTATTGACCGCCTGTCGGAGTGGATGAACAAATTTGGTTATGGCAGCCGTACCGGCATCGATTTGCCGCAGGAGAGCGCCGGTAATATGCCTACCCGCGACTGGAAAATGAAACGGTTTAAAAAGCCGTGGTATCAGGGTGATACCATTCCGGTGGGGATCGGTCAGGGTTACTGGACGGCAACCCCGCTGCAGATGAACAAAGCGATGATGATTTTAATCAATGACGGTGTCGTCAAGGTGCCGCATATGCTGCGTGCTACCCGCGAAGGTCGTACCCTGGTGCCCTATCGTCAGCCGCCTGAGGCCCCGATTGGTGATATCCATTCCGGCTTCTGGGAAATCGCCAAAGATGGCATGTACGGCGTGGCGAATCGCCCTAATGGTACCGCGCACAAGAGTTTTGCTGATGCGCCCTATAAAATCGCCGCCAAGTCCGGTACCGCACAGGTCTTCGGCCTGAAAGAGAACGAAACGTATAACGCCCATAAAATTGCTGAACGATTACGCGACCATAAATTAATGACCGCGTTTGCCCCTTATGACAAACCTCGGGTCGCTGTGACCATTATCCTGGAAAACGGTGGCGCCGGTCCGGCTGTCGGCACCGTCATGCGCCAGATTCTGGATCACATTATGTTGGGTGATAACAATACAGTTCTGCCGGACGCAGCCCCTGTGCCGCCCGGTTATGAAGGTGAATAA
- the mrdB gene encoding peptidoglycan glycosyltransferase MrdB (rod shape-determining protein RodA), whose protein sequence is MQDSPQKRSIWMRIHIDPMFMLIILALLTYSAVVIWSASGQDPGMMERKLGQIAMGLVIMIVLAQVPPRVYEGWAPYLYIVCVILLVAVDAFGQISKGAQRWLDLGFVRFQPSEIAKIAVPLMVARFINRDVCPPTLKNTGIALILIFLPTLLVAAQPDLGTSILIAASGLFVLFLSGMSWKLISVAVLLVAAFIPILWFFLMHDYQRDRVMMLLDPETDPLGAGYHIIQSKIAIGSGGLRGKGWLQGTQSQLEFLPERHTDFIFAVLAEELGLVGVLLLLALYLLLIMRGLVVAARAQTTFGRVMAGGLMLILFVYVFVNIGMVSGILPVVGVPLPLVSYGGSALIVLMAGFGIVMSIHTHRKMLSKSV, encoded by the coding sequence ATGCAAGATAGTCCGCAGAAACGATCGATCTGGATGCGCATCCACATCGATCCGATGTTTATGCTGATCATTCTCGCGCTGCTGACCTACAGCGCCGTGGTGATCTGGAGTGCCAGCGGACAGGATCCTGGCATGATGGAGCGTAAACTCGGGCAGATCGCGATGGGTCTGGTGATCATGATTGTGCTGGCGCAGGTGCCGCCGCGCGTTTATGAAGGCTGGGCGCCCTATCTCTATATTGTCTGCGTCATCCTGCTGGTGGCAGTGGATGCTTTTGGACAGATCAGTAAAGGGGCCCAGCGCTGGCTCGATCTCGGCTTTGTGCGTTTCCAGCCTTCGGAGATTGCCAAGATCGCGGTGCCACTGATGGTGGCGCGCTTTATCAACCGCGATGTCTGTCCGCCGACGCTGAAAAATACCGGTATCGCGCTGATTCTGATCTTCCTGCCTACTCTGCTGGTGGCCGCACAGCCCGATCTCGGCACCTCGATTCTGATTGCCGCCTCGGGCCTGTTTGTGCTTTTCCTCTCAGGAATGAGCTGGAAACTGATTAGCGTGGCGGTACTGCTGGTCGCCGCCTTTATCCCGATTCTGTGGTTCTTCCTGATGCACGACTATCAGCGCGACCGCGTCATGATGCTGCTCGATCCGGAAACGGACCCGCTGGGTGCCGGTTATCACATCATCCAGTCGAAAATCGCGATTGGCTCGGGCGGACTGCGCGGCAAAGGCTGGTTGCAGGGCACCCAGTCTCAGCTGGAGTTTTTGCCGGAACGTCATACTGACTTTATCTTCGCGGTCCTGGCCGAAGAGTTAGGGCTGGTCGGCGTGCTGCTGCTGCTGGCCCTCTATCTGCTGCTGATCATGCGGGGACTGGTGGTAGCAGCCCGGGCGCAGACCACCTTTGGCCGTGTTATGGCGGGCGGTTTAATGCTGATTTTATTCGTTTATGTTTTCGTTAACATTGGCATGGTTAGTGGTATCTTACCGGTAGTTGGCGTGCCGCTGCCGCTGGTCAGTTATGGCGGCTCCGCGCTTATCGTGCTTATGGCGGGATTTGGCATTGTGATGTCGATCCACACTCACCGAAAAATGTTATCTAAAAGTGTCTAA
- the rlpA gene encoding endolytic peptidoglycan transglycosylase RlpA — MRKEWLGVALASLVLAACTTPEPQNTAPPQPAYNGPVVEIPGVEPRYEPINPGTSQDYSVNGKNYRIIKDPSNYSEVGLATWYGEEAQGNRTATGEAYDPDALTAAHPTLPLPSYVRVTNIANGRQIVVRVNDRGPYTPGRIIDLSRAAGDRLNISNNSRVRVDYIKVAPDGTLSGPGTIGTVVAKQSYSLPARPDLSGGAVMNGGSAAPSEPPAQNVEAISNSTLQSSDNMGAPVQSSGFLGAPQPLANGVLEGNEPPAAAPASSAPAAASASPAASSGSADGYVVQVGALNDPARAQQMMKSLSQRYGVPGKVENAGNNVYRVQLGGYASRAEAAALQQRLSSEGQAASFITNTRR; from the coding sequence ATGCGTAAGGAATGGCTTGGCGTTGCACTGGCATCACTGGTTCTGGCGGCCTGTACCACGCCCGAACCCCAAAATACGGCGCCGCCGCAACCGGCTTACAACGGACCGGTGGTAGAGATTCCAGGCGTTGAGCCACGTTATGAGCCAATCAATCCGGGCACCAGCCAGGATTACAGCGTTAACGGCAAAAATTATCGCATCATCAAAGATCCGTCGAACTACAGCGAAGTCGGTCTGGCAACCTGGTACGGTGAAGAGGCACAGGGAAACCGCACCGCCACCGGTGAAGCTTACGATCCCGATGCGCTGACTGCGGCTCACCCTACTCTGCCGCTGCCGAGCTATGTGCGTGTGACCAATATCGCGAATGGCCGTCAGATTGTGGTGCGCGTTAACGATCGCGGTCCCTACACGCCGGGACGCATTATCGACCTGTCGCGGGCTGCCGGTGATCGCCTGAATATCTCCAACAATTCGCGGGTACGCGTCGACTACATCAAGGTCGCACCCGACGGCACGCTCTCAGGTCCCGGCACCATCGGAACCGTGGTAGCCAAACAGAGCTACTCTCTGCCTGCCCGCCCGGATCTGAGTGGCGGCGCGGTGATGAACGGCGGCAGTGCAGCCCCTTCTGAACCGCCTGCACAGAATGTTGAAGCCATCAGCAACAGCACGCTGCAGAGCAGTGACAACATGGGCGCGCCAGTCCAGAGCAGCGGCTTTCTTGGCGCACCCCAGCCATTAGCGAACGGTGTACTGGAAGGTAACGAGCCGCCAGCCGCCGCACCTGCCAGTTCCGCACCCGCAGCAGCCAGTGCCTCGCCTGCAGCCAGCAGTGGTTCCGCCGATGGCTATGTGGTGCAGGTTGGTGCGCTGAACGATCCGGCGCGTGCGCAGCAGATGATGAAAAGCCTGAGCCAGCGTTATGGTGTGCCCGGCAAGGTTGAAAACGCGGGCAACAATGTCTATCGCGTACAGCTTGGTGGTTATGCCTCCCGCGCCGAAGCGGCTGCGCTGCAACAGCGCCTGAGCAGTGAAGGCCAGGCCGCGTCATTTATTACGAACACACGTCGCTGA